One genomic region from Gemmatimonadota bacterium encodes:
- a CDS encoding potassium/proton antiporter has translation MNAPIAIAAILATVGILLGGSVVLTRLTGRIGIPIALGFIAVGLLAGSEGIGHIAFENYSFAFRAGVVALVLILFDGGLNTPPSSLRPVAAPALLLATVGVVATAGVLAAFAHLAGGLDWPIALLIGAVVSSTDAAAVFATLRGSGTSLKSRVGRLLEAESGLNDPVAIILTISLTTFVLYRTIENGGSVWTLPLTATFEIVVGGVAGWLAGKASTKLITQVRLESAGLYPVLTLAIAMTVFGVTTLLHGSGFMAVYVAGVVIAGATQLPHRPAILRVHDAFAWLAQIGMFLVLGLLAFPTRLAAAALPGLGLALVLTLVARPAAVALCLAPFRYSLRETTFIGIVGLRGAVPVVLATIPVMAGIPGARRIFDVVFFIVVLNTLMPGTIVAWLARKLGVVGAATPEAAATIVIESSEPMQSSLRSYFVDRALPVCGVPLSEVPFPDGAAVTMIVRGTALLVAEGATQLQPGDHVYVLASPQADPMIQLLFGRPEILE, from the coding sequence GTGAACGCACCGATTGCGATCGCGGCGATACTTGCGACGGTCGGCATTCTGCTGGGCGGCTCCGTCGTTCTGACCCGCCTCACGGGACGCATCGGGATTCCAATCGCACTTGGCTTCATCGCGGTGGGACTTCTGGCCGGTTCCGAAGGAATCGGCCACATCGCGTTCGAGAACTACAGCTTCGCGTTCCGTGCAGGCGTCGTCGCACTGGTGCTCATCCTCTTCGACGGCGGGCTCAACACGCCGCCGTCGTCGCTGCGTCCGGTTGCCGCGCCGGCCCTCCTGCTCGCGACCGTCGGTGTGGTTGCAACAGCTGGAGTACTCGCTGCGTTCGCGCACCTTGCCGGCGGCCTCGACTGGCCGATCGCGCTGCTCATCGGCGCGGTGGTTTCATCGACCGATGCAGCTGCGGTGTTCGCGACGTTGCGCGGCAGCGGCACCTCGCTCAAATCACGCGTTGGCCGGTTGCTGGAAGCGGAGTCCGGACTCAACGATCCTGTCGCGATCATCCTCACGATATCTCTCACGACGTTCGTGTTGTATCGCACGATCGAGAATGGCGGGAGCGTCTGGACACTCCCACTCACCGCGACATTCGAGATCGTGGTTGGCGGCGTCGCAGGGTGGCTCGCCGGCAAGGCGTCGACAAAACTCATAACTCAGGTACGCCTCGAGTCCGCCGGCCTCTATCCGGTGCTGACGCTCGCCATAGCGATGACGGTTTTTGGCGTTACCACCCTGCTGCACGGAAGCGGCTTCATGGCAGTCTATGTCGCGGGTGTCGTGATCGCAGGCGCCACGCAACTGCCACACCGGCCAGCAATTCTTCGCGTGCACGATGCGTTCGCGTGGCTGGCGCAGATCGGGATGTTCCTCGTGCTCGGGCTGCTCGCATTTCCCACGCGTCTTGCAGCCGCAGCACTGCCGGGCCTCGGCCTCGCACTCGTGCTCACGCTGGTCGCGCGCCCAGCCGCCGTTGCGCTGTGTCTCGCACCGTTTCGCTACTCGCTCCGCGAAACGACGTTCATCGGCATCGTTGGACTGCGCGGCGCGGTTCCTGTCGTACTTGCAACCATCCCTGTAATGGCCGGCATTCCCGGCGCGCGCCGCATCTTCGATGTGGTGTTCTTCATCGTCGTGCTGAACACGCTGATGCCAGGCACGATCGTGGCGTGGCTCGCGCGCAAGCTGGGTGTGGTCGGAGCGGCGACACCCGAGGCGGCGGCGACGATCGTGATCGAATCGAGCGAGCCGATGCAGAGCTCGCTCAGATCGTATTTCGTGGACAGGGCATTGCCCGTATGCGGTGTGCCACTATCCGAAGTCCCGTTTCCGGACGGCGCCGCTGTCACGATGATCGTTCGCGGCACGGCGTTGCTGGTCGCCGAGGGCGCGACCCAGTTGCAACCGGGTGATCACGTGTATGTGCTCGCATCGCCCCAAGCGGACCCGATGATACAACTTCTGTTCGGCCGACCGGAAATTCTGGAGTGA